The Streptomyces sp. NBC_01381 genomic interval TCGACGTGGTCGCCCGCCGCAGCGGCCTCGGGAGCACCGCCAATCTGCGCGCCTTGATGCGCCGCGAGACGGGCCTCACGCCCTCCGCGTACCGCCGCCGGTTCGGGCCGGCGACGCAACAGCACTGAGCCGGGCTCGGCTGACACCCCCTTCAATCCCCCCTCACAAAGGCCGACTTGCGGCCTATTGGCCCCCCACCCCCCTCTCATAGGGTCACGGCTTGATATGGCCATGACGAAGGAGAGGGAGTCCATGCGTCGCAGACGCCTGCTTCACCTGGTCCTCGCCCCGCTCGCGGGCGTGCTCGTGTTCACCGCTCCGGCCGCCGCGGGCCCCACGCCACCGGGGGACGTCTACCGCCCGGTACGCGGTCCTGCCGCGCCCGCCGAGTACCGCTACCTGCAGAAGACCGTCCCCGGAGAGTCGATTCCGCGCCACGCGCACGAGGACGCCGCCGCGCAGGCGCGTCAACTGCCCACCACCGGCGGCCGGTGGAAGTCCGTCGGGCCGACGAACATCGGCGGGCGCATCGTCTCGCTCGCCCTCGACCCGAAGCGTGCGGACACGCTGTACGCCGCCGCGGCCAGCGGTGGCGTCTGGCGCAGCACGGACGCCGGGCAGACCTTCAAGTCCGCCTGGCCCGACGACTGGACGCAGTCGATGGGCGCGATCGCCACCGCACCCGACGGCACCCTGTACGCCGGTACCGGCGAGCCCAACCCCGGTGGCGGCAGCATCACGTACGAAGGAACAGGCCTCTACCGCAGCACCGACGGCGGCAAGCACTGGACGCCGTCCGGGCTGCGCGACTCCGGCGCGATCAGCGCGATCACCGTGGACCCGGACAACCCGCGCCGCATCTACGTGGCGGCGGCCGGCTCCCTCTACAACGGCGGCGGCGACCGCGGCGTCTACCGCTCGGAGAACGGCGGCAGGACCTGGCAGCGGATCCTGTCCGGCGCCAACGAGTTCACCGGCGCCACCGAGATCATCGTGCGGGGCGGAAAGCTGTACGCCGTCCTGTGGGACCACCGCCGCACGCCCGAACGCCGCACCTACGGCGGCGAGGGCTCGGGCGTCTTCCGGTCGGGCGACGACGGCAGGACCTGGCAGCGGCTCGGCGGCGGCCTTCCCGCGCAGGGCTCGGGCGTCGGCCGGATCGGTCTCGCCGTCGCGGGCGATCGGGCGTACGCCATCGTCAACAAGACGGAAGGAACCTTCGAGGGCTTCTACGCCTCGACGGACGCGGGCGACACCTGGCAGCGGACGCCCACGGACAAGAAACTCACCGATTCACAGTCCACGTTCGGCTGGTGGTTCGGGAAGATCTGGACCGATCCGCGCGACGCCGGGCATGTACAGGTCGCCGGAGTACCGCTGATGACGTCGAAGGACGGCGCCGCCACCTGGACGGCCGACGACACCAGCATCCACGTCGACCAGCACGCGATGGTCTGGGACCCGCGCCACCCCGGCCGCGTCTACCTGGGCAACGACGGCGGCGTCTACCGCTCCGACGCGAACGGCGACGGCGGCTGGGTCAAGGCCCGCCACGAGCCATACACCCAGCTCTACAGCGCGGCCATATCGCCGCAGGACACCTCGCGGATCTCCGGAGGCGCACAGGACAACGGCTCGATACGTTCCTGGGGCGGCGACGGCTTCAACGAGTACCTCGGCGGGGACGGCGAGGAGAACCTGATCAACCCGACCGACGTGAACAACGTCTACGCCTGCTACCAGTACGGGAATTGCTTCAGCTCGGCGGACGGCGGCGACACGCTGACCTACTTCGCCGACAAGACGACATTCAAGCGCCGCAACTGGTTCACGCCGGTCGTCTTCGACCCCCGTGACCCCAAGGTCCTCTACTACGGCGCCGAGGTGCTCAACCGCTCCACGGACGGCGGCGCCACCTGGCAGGCCATCAGCCCCGATCTGTCCGGCGGTCCGGGACCCGACCCGATCTACACCAACTACGGCACGATCACCTCGATCGCCCCGGCCGCGGACGGCCGCACCGTCTACGTCGGCACGGACGACGGCCGCGTCTGGGTCACCAAGGACGCCGGCGCGCACTGGACGAAACTCGCCCAGGGCCGCCCCTGGGTGACCCGGGTCGTCGTCGACCCGCACGACCCCGACCGCGTCTACACCACCCACTCCGCCTATCGCGCGGGCTCGGCCACGCCCCACGTATACGGCAGCGCGGACGGCGGCAAGCACTGGAAGGACCTGTCGGGCAATCTGCCGGACGCCCCGGTCAACGACCTCGTCATCGCCCGGGGTGGCAAGCTCCACATCGGCACCGACCAGGGCGTCTTCACCTCCGGCGGCAAGGGTGGCCACTGGTCGCGCCTTGGCCGTGGCATGCCCGCGGTGCCGGTGGACGACATCGAGTACGACGCCGGGAACCACCGCCTGGTGGCGGCCACGTTCGGCAGGGGCTTCTACGAACTGACCACTCCCTGACCGTCAGTCCGGATCCGGCTGAGAACGTGTCCTGCACCGTGGAGAAGTCACTGGTCCTGGTGGTGGTCATGACCGGGTGCTCCTTCGCTGAGCGGATCGGTGAAGTGGATCGATGAGTGGGGCGATCAGTGGGTCGCCGAAAGGTCCGCGCGCTCCTCGGCGGGTGTGCTGGCCGCGGTCACCCTGCCCGCCCGTGAGCGGAGTCCGAAGGCGGCGATCAGCGCGGCCGGCAGGACCGCGGCGAGCGGGACCCACAGGGCGGCGCGGTAGCCGTCGAGGAGGTCCGCCGGTGCGGACGAGGCGGTGGCGGCGACGTTGACGGCGGTGACCGCGGAGAGGCCGAGCGCCGCGCCGAACTGGAAGGAGGTGTAGAGGAGTCCGCCCGCCAGGCCCTGCTCCTCCTCCTTGACGCCCTCGGTGGCGACGATGGTGAGCGGGCCGTAGGCCAGGGCGAAGCCGAGACTGAGAATGATCAGGCTCGGGAACATCGCCAGGTACGTCCAGTCCGCGCCGACCGGCAGGAACAGGGCGTACGCGAGCGCCGCGAGGAGCAGACCGCCGAAGATCACCCGGGCGTTGCCGAAGCGCTCGACGAGCTTGGGCGTGAGGGTGGGCGAGAGCGCCGCGTCGACGCCGATGACGATCATCGCGAAGCTGGTCTCGAGAATGGACCAGCCGCGCAGCTCCTGGAGGTAGAGGACGACCAGGAACTGGAATCCGAAGAAGCCCCCGGCGAAGAGCAGCCCGGCGAGGTTGGCGCGGACGAGCGCACCGCTGCGGAAGATGCCGAGGCGGACCAGCGGCGATGCGGAACGGCGCTCGACGGCGACGAAGGCTCCGAGGAGCGCGAGACCTGCGGCGAGCGTGGTGAGGGTGGCGGCGAGGCTCGTGTGGGATGCGCGCTCCACGCCGAGGACGAGCAGCACGATGGCGGCCGTGACGGTGACGCCGCCCGCCAGGTCGATGCCCTGCCCGGTGCGGTCGGGGCGCGGCGACTTGGGCACGAAGGCGAGCGCGGCCAGCAGGATCACCGCGGAGAGCACGACGGGGGCGAAGAAGACCCAGCGCCAGCCGACCGAGGCCAGCAGTCCGCCGATGACCAGGCCGATCGAGAAGCCGCCCGCTGCGGTGCCGGAGTAGAAGAGCAGGGCCTTGTTGCGCCGCGGTCCCTCCTCGAAGCCGGTGGTGATGATGGAGAGGCCCGCGGGGGTCATGAAGGCGGCAGCGACCCCGGTGACGAAGCGGGCGACGATCAGCATCCAGCCCTCGGTGGCGAACCCGCCAAGGCCCGAGAAGAGCAGGAAGACGGTGAGCCACAGGACGAACATCTGGCGGCGCCCGAAGAGGTCCGCCGCCCGGCCGCCGAGCAGCATGAAGCCGCCGTAGCCGAGGACGTAGGCGCTCATGACCCACTGCAGGTCTCCGGTGGACAGGCCCAGGTCGGCGCGGATGGACGGCAGGGCCACATTGAGCATGGCCACATCGATGCCCTCCAGGAAGATCGCGCCGCACAGGACGAGCAGGACGCCCCACTCCTGGGGCTTCAGGGCGGCTGACTCTCTCTGCTTGCTCATGACGATGTCCTCTGTTCCTCTGCCCATTGCGTGTTGCGCGACGGTGATGGGTTGTTGTCGGCTCACTCACCCTCGATCAGCGCGCGGGGCGGAACAACGGCGAAGATCGCAACGTTCGTTCAACCAGGCTTACCGATCCGATCCACCTGGGGGAACGCCGATGGAACGCGATGAACTGGAGTGCTTTCTGCTGCTCGCCGACGAGTTGCACTTCGGCCGCACGGCCGACCGCATGCGGCTCTCGCGCGCGCGGGTCAGCCAGTTGATCCAGCGCCTCGAACGCCGCGTCGGCGCCCCGCTGTTCATCCGTACCAGCCGCCGCGTCGCCCTCACCTCGCTCGGCCGGCAGCTGCGCGCCGACCTCGAACCGCACCACCGGGCCATC includes:
- a CDS encoding glycosyl hydrolase — encoded protein: MRRRRLLHLVLAPLAGVLVFTAPAAAGPTPPGDVYRPVRGPAAPAEYRYLQKTVPGESIPRHAHEDAAAQARQLPTTGGRWKSVGPTNIGGRIVSLALDPKRADTLYAAAASGGVWRSTDAGQTFKSAWPDDWTQSMGAIATAPDGTLYAGTGEPNPGGGSITYEGTGLYRSTDGGKHWTPSGLRDSGAISAITVDPDNPRRIYVAAAGSLYNGGGDRGVYRSENGGRTWQRILSGANEFTGATEIIVRGGKLYAVLWDHRRTPERRTYGGEGSGVFRSGDDGRTWQRLGGGLPAQGSGVGRIGLAVAGDRAYAIVNKTEGTFEGFYASTDAGDTWQRTPTDKKLTDSQSTFGWWFGKIWTDPRDAGHVQVAGVPLMTSKDGAATWTADDTSIHVDQHAMVWDPRHPGRVYLGNDGGVYRSDANGDGGWVKARHEPYTQLYSAAISPQDTSRISGGAQDNGSIRSWGGDGFNEYLGGDGEENLINPTDVNNVYACYQYGNCFSSADGGDTLTYFADKTTFKRRNWFTPVVFDPRDPKVLYYGAEVLNRSTDGGATWQAISPDLSGGPGPDPIYTNYGTITSIAPAADGRTVYVGTDDGRVWVTKDAGAHWTKLAQGRPWVTRVVVDPHDPDRVYTTHSAYRAGSATPHVYGSADGGKHWKDLSGNLPDAPVNDLVIARGGKLHIGTDQGVFTSGGKGGHWSRLGRGMPAVPVDDIEYDAGNHRLVAATFGRGFYELTTP
- a CDS encoding MFS transporter encodes the protein MSKQRESAALKPQEWGVLLVLCGAIFLEGIDVAMLNVALPSIRADLGLSTGDLQWVMSAYVLGYGGFMLLGGRAADLFGRRQMFVLWLTVFLLFSGLGGFATEGWMLIVARFVTGVAAAFMTPAGLSIITTGFEEGPRRNKALLFYSGTAAGGFSIGLVIGGLLASVGWRWVFFAPVVLSAVILLAALAFVPKSPRPDRTGQGIDLAGGVTVTAAIVLLVLGVERASHTSLAATLTTLAAGLALLGAFVAVERRSASPLVRLGIFRSGALVRANLAGLLFAGGFFGFQFLVVLYLQELRGWSILETSFAMIVIGVDAALSPTLTPKLVERFGNARVIFGGLLLAALAYALFLPVGADWTYLAMFPSLIILSLGFALAYGPLTIVATEGVKEEEQGLAGGLLYTSFQFGAALGLSAVTAVNVAATASSAPADLLDGYRAALWVPLAAVLPAALIAAFGLRSRAGRVTAASTPAEERADLSATH